From a single Desulfomicrobium escambiense DSM 10707 genomic region:
- the lpdA gene encoding dihydrolipoyl dehydrogenase, producing the protein MSQRITIIGGGPGGYTAAFAAAKAGAQVTLVEAAHMGGTCLNWGCIPTKTLKASAEALETAHRLAEFGISGGGEARPDMPAIVARKNKVSEILRGGLEKTCAKLKVTLLRGRGEVVSAGLVRVHGADGAVQEVAGDKVIIATGSSTLNLPTLPVDHTHIITSDDALELKTIPSRMLVVGGGVIGCELAFIFQALGSKVTVVEGLDRILPVPSIDADLSKLIQREMKKRGIGCELARTASKAEVTATGVQVTLGPSPFVKDLPASAQKESVLEADVVLVAVGRVPNTAGLGLAGAGVETDQRGWIKADARLETSVPGIYAVGDVLGPARIMLAHVAAVEGMVAVKNCLGASEAMDYSAVPAAVFTSPEVATVGLTEAQAREKGFNVTCPQSNFRELGKAQAMGELAGVFKLVVDADSGKLLGAHLAGAHVSDIIAEPTLALQLGATAKDLAKTIHAHPTLAEGIFETAHLL; encoded by the coding sequence ATGTCGCAACGCATCACCATCATCGGCGGCGGCCCCGGCGGGTACACGGCCGCATTCGCCGCGGCCAAGGCCGGGGCGCAGGTCACCCTTGTCGAAGCGGCCCACATGGGCGGGACCTGCCTGAACTGGGGCTGCATCCCGACCAAGACTCTCAAGGCCTCGGCCGAGGCCCTGGAGACGGCCCACCGTCTGGCCGAGTTCGGCATCAGCGGCGGCGGCGAGGCCCGGCCGGACATGCCGGCCATCGTGGCCCGCAAGAACAAGGTTTCGGAGATCCTGCGCGGCGGTCTGGAAAAGACCTGCGCCAAGCTCAAGGTCACGCTCCTGCGCGGCCGGGGCGAGGTCGTGAGCGCGGGCCTGGTGCGCGTGCACGGCGCCGACGGCGCCGTGCAGGAAGTGGCGGGGGACAAGGTCATCATCGCCACGGGATCGAGCACCCTCAACCTGCCGACCCTGCCCGTGGACCACACGCACATCATCACCAGCGACGACGCCCTGGAACTTAAGACCATCCCGAGCCGGATGCTCGTGGTCGGCGGCGGCGTCATCGGCTGCGAGCTGGCCTTCATCTTCCAGGCCCTGGGCTCCAAGGTCACGGTGGTGGAAGGCCTGGACCGCATCCTGCCCGTCCCGTCCATCGACGCGGACCTGAGCAAGCTCATCCAGCGCGAGATGAAGAAGCGCGGCATCGGCTGCGAGCTGGCCCGCACGGCGTCCAAGGCGGAAGTGACGGCAACCGGCGTACAGGTGACCCTCGGGCCCTCCCCCTTCGTCAAGGATCTTCCCGCGTCCGCACAGAAGGAGAGCGTGCTGGAGGCCGACGTGGTCCTGGTGGCCGTGGGCCGGGTGCCCAACACCGCGGGCCTGGGACTGGCCGGGGCCGGGGTGGAGACGGACCAGCGCGGCTGGATCAAGGCCGACGCGCGGCTGGAAACTTCCGTTCCGGGCATCTACGCCGTGGGTGACGTGCTCGGTCCTGCGCGGATCATGCTGGCCCACGTGGCGGCGGTGGAGGGCATGGTGGCGGTGAAAAACTGCCTGGGCGCGTCCGAGGCCATGGACTACTCCGCGGTTCCGGCGGCGGTCTTCACCTCGCCCGAAGTGGCCACGGTGGGTCTGACCGAGGCCCAGGCGCGGGAGAAAGGCTTCAACGTGACCTGCCCCCAGAGCAACTTCCGCGAACTGGGCAAGGCCCAGGCCATGGGCGAACTGGCCGGCGTGTTCAAGCTCGTCGTCGACGCCGACAGCGGCAAGCTGCTGGGCGCGCACCTGGCCGGCGCGCACGTTTCGGACATCATCGCCGAACCGACCCTGGCCCTGCAGCTCGGAGCCACGGCCAAGGACCTGGCCAAGACCATCCACGCCCATCCCACTTTGGCGGAAGGGATCTTCGAAACGGCGCACCTGCTCTAG
- the gcvH gene encoding glycine cleavage system protein GcvH produces MSALTYPDDRRYHAEHLWAKEAGDGSFVIGITDFAQDQLGEVIFIDLPEAGAHFAQGVSCAEIESAKVVSPAIIPLSGTVVEVNAALSDTPELVNSDPYGAGWLVRITADDASEATITAAQYAQLVSA; encoded by the coding sequence ATGTCCGCACTGACCTATCCCGACGACCGCCGTTACCACGCCGAACACCTTTGGGCCAAGGAGGCCGGTGACGGCTCCTTCGTCATCGGCATCACCGATTTCGCCCAGGACCAGTTGGGCGAGGTCATCTTCATCGACCTGCCCGAAGCGGGCGCGCATTTCGCCCAGGGCGTGTCCTGTGCCGAGATCGAGTCGGCCAAGGTCGTGTCCCCGGCCATCATCCCCCTCTCGGGGACCGTGGTGGAGGTGAACGCGGCCTTGAGCGACACGCCCGAGCTGGTCAACTCCGACCCGTACGGCGCCGGTTGGCTGGTGCGCATCACGGCCGACGACGCGTCCGAGGCGACCATCACGGCCGCCCAGTACGCCCAGCTCGTATCGGCCTGA
- a CDS encoding aryl-sulfate sulfotransferase — protein MGHPTIYPTGVTVYDPEKCWNGLTIFQAQEVGAVLMDMNGREHNVWKGVLGMPNKIFPGGYLMSSRGRRDGKFSVQDGVDVVQIDWEGKVVWKFDQNEFIEDPGYEGRWMARYHHDFQREGNPVGYYAPGMEPKTDSGNTLVLAHRNARNSAISDKLLLDDLILEVNWEGEIVWEWNCHEHFEEFGFREGPKNTLSRNPNYRPTKPEGMGDWMHINSMSVLGPNKWYDAGDQRFHPDNIIVDGREANITFIIDKKSGKVVWKLGPDYDSTPELKAIGWIIGQHHCHMIPAGLPGAGNILIFDNGGWGGYDVPNPGAPTGVKAALRDYSRVLEIDPVAMKIVWQYTPSEAGFLFPMDSNRFYSPFISGMQRLPNGNTLITEGSDGRVFEVTPDHEIVWEFISPYKGKHVPMNMTYRAYRVPYEWVPQVKKPVETPIRPLDVFSFRVPGAAALGDRAKEVTVDGCVPYGGSNALCVASVDDDDK, from the coding sequence ATGGGTCACCCAACCATCTATCCCACCGGCGTCACGGTTTACGATCCCGAAAAATGCTGGAACGGTCTCACCATTTTTCAGGCCCAGGAAGTGGGCGCCGTGCTCATGGACATGAACGGCCGTGAACACAACGTCTGGAAGGGCGTGCTCGGCATGCCCAACAAGATCTTCCCCGGCGGCTACCTGATGTCCAGCCGCGGCCGTCGCGACGGCAAGTTCAGCGTCCAGGACGGCGTCGACGTGGTCCAGATCGACTGGGAAGGCAAGGTCGTCTGGAAATTCGACCAGAACGAGTTCATCGAGGACCCGGGCTATGAAGGCCGCTGGATGGCGCGCTACCATCACGATTTCCAGCGCGAGGGCAACCCCGTCGGCTACTACGCCCCGGGCATGGAACCCAAGACCGACTCGGGCAACACCCTGGTCCTGGCCCACCGCAACGCCCGCAATTCGGCCATTTCCGACAAGCTGCTCCTGGACGACCTGATCCTTGAAGTGAACTGGGAAGGCGAGATCGTCTGGGAATGGAACTGCCACGAGCATTTCGAGGAGTTCGGCTTCCGCGAAGGCCCCAAGAACACCCTGTCCCGCAATCCCAACTACCGCCCGACCAAGCCCGAGGGCATGGGCGACTGGATGCACATCAACTCCATGTCCGTCCTGGGGCCCAACAAGTGGTACGACGCCGGCGACCAGCGCTTCCACCCGGACAACATCATCGTCGACGGCCGCGAAGCCAACATCACCTTCATCATCGACAAGAAGAGCGGCAAGGTCGTCTGGAAGCTGGGCCCCGACTACGACTCCACGCCAGAGCTCAAGGCCATCGGCTGGATCATCGGCCAGCACCACTGCCACATGATTCCGGCCGGGCTGCCCGGCGCCGGCAACATCCTCATCTTCGACAACGGCGGATGGGGCGGCTACGACGTGCCCAATCCCGGCGCCCCCACGGGCGTGAAGGCCGCCCTGCGCGACTACTCCCGGGTACTCGAGATCGACCCCGTGGCCATGAAGATCGTCTGGCAGTACACGCCCAGCGAAGCCGGCTTCCTCTTCCCCATGGACAGCAACCGCTTCTACAGCCCCTTCATCAGCGGCATGCAGCGCCTGCCCAACGGCAACACCCTGATCACCGAGGGCTCCGACGGTCGCGTCTTCGAGGTCACCCCTGACCACGAGATCGTGTGGGAATTCATCTCGCCCTACAAGGGCAAGCACGTTCCCATGAACATGACGTACCGCGCCTACCGCGTGCCCTACGAGTGGGTTCCGCAGGTCAAGAAGCCCGTCGAGACGCCCATAAGGCCCCTGGACGTGTTCTCCTTCCGCGTTCCCGGCGCGGCAGCCCTGGGCGACCGTGCCAAGGAAGTGACCGTCGACGGCTGCGTGCCCTACGGCGGCAGCAACGCCCTGTGCGTGGCCTCCGTCGACGACGATGACAAATAA
- a CDS encoding transporter, with translation MRQKVLSILLLACCFILPSVSSTAAQNASAPVPAGPVGVNHGAGGLGFPVGKFSAVANYRYAHKDQWYLHTSEEDGLDREVFSHNIVFKTRYGIAEGWDVRTATPFMLNTIETEGRNDAWSGGLGDTTAILHNQFASQKKGAPLNLAWDLGVLVPTGEVGSNNIGTGAWGGLVGLGATWMIGSHRLETDMSYLIYTEGYKDVTKGDRLRVNGHYAYALNTRLDLGLEGYYEWTQADEADGEDLENDAKTLYAGPKFNLKLPEYGVTFGGALLGAAYREYEKMSLTEDWRAEFKLIKMF, from the coding sequence ATGCGTCAGAAAGTTCTGTCGATTCTGTTACTGGCCTGTTGCTTCATCCTGCCCTCCGTTTCGAGTACCGCCGCGCAAAACGCCTCCGCTCCGGTTCCTGCCGGCCCGGTGGGCGTGAATCATGGCGCGGGCGGCCTGGGTTTTCCCGTAGGCAAGTTCTCTGCCGTGGCGAACTACCGCTATGCCCACAAGGATCAGTGGTACCTGCACACGTCCGAGGAGGACGGACTGGACCGGGAAGTGTTCAGCCACAACATCGTCTTCAAGACTCGCTACGGCATCGCCGAGGGCTGGGACGTGCGCACGGCCACGCCTTTCATGCTCAATACCATTGAGACGGAAGGACGCAACGACGCCTGGTCCGGCGGCCTGGGGGACACCACCGCCATCCTGCACAATCAGTTCGCGTCGCAGAAGAAGGGCGCTCCCCTGAACCTGGCCTGGGATCTGGGCGTTCTCGTCCCCACGGGCGAGGTCGGGTCCAACAACATAGGCACCGGAGCCTGGGGCGGCCTGGTCGGGCTGGGCGCGACCTGGATGATCGGCTCCCACCGCCTTGAGACCGACATGAGCTACCTCATCTACACGGAAGGCTACAAGGACGTCACCAAGGGCGATCGGTTGCGCGTCAACGGCCATTACGCCTACGCCTTGAATACGCGTCTCGATCTGGGCCTTGAAGGATATTACGAATGGACGCAGGCCGACGAGGCCGACGGGGAAGACCTCGAAAACGATGCCAAGACCCTCTACGCCGGTCCCAAGTTCAACCTGAAGTTGCCTGAATACGGCGTGACCTTCGGCGGCGCACTTCTCGGTGCGGCCTACAGGGAATATGAGAAGATGAGCCTGACCGAGGACTGGCGGGCGGAATTCAAGCTGATCAAAATGTTTTGA